One Pseudochaenichthys georgianus chromosome 7, fPseGeo1.2, whole genome shotgun sequence DNA segment encodes these proteins:
- the samhd1 gene encoding deoxynucleoside triphosphate triphosphohydrolase SAMHD1: MENRKRQLEAVVIDNHCFKTPEKRVSLVRLPDSDYMRWGVEETCQYLRREDLVEWEDIFKAQKITGVGLRYLSDADLEKIGIKCLGDRLKILHSFRKLWQIGAEPNKVFNDPIHGHVELHPLLVKIIDTPQFQRLRNLKQLGGTYYVFPGASHNRFEHSIGVGHLAGRLVEALNERQPELLISRRDILCVQIAGLCHDLGHGPFSHMFDSKFIPTARPGISWKHEKASLSMFDYLVKDNGLKPVMEQHGLVLPEDLDFIKEQIAGPPNSVSVQDKKWPYKGRPEDKSFLYEIVANKRNGIDVDKWDYFARDCYHLGIKNNFDHGRFIKFARVCEVDGQKHICTRDKEVGNLYDMFHTRNCLHRRAYQHKVGNIIETMITEAFLKADKHIQIEGSEGKKFTLSTAIDDMEAYTKLTDHVFERILHSSSPELAESRQILRNIVCRRLYKCLGQTQAEQPLSVTPETIRKWEEDLAESLHQSGSKDGSLQPEDFVVSVIYLDYGMKDKNPINNVRFYCKDDSSKAIQIRKNQVSKLLPEQFAEQLIRVYCKKTDDRSLEAAKKHFVQWCINMNLSKPQDGDIIAPELTPQKPSWSNNNEGSESGGSTEVNCATVNGQKKAKVQLFKN; this comes from the exons AGGCAGTTGTGATCGACAACCACTGCTTCAAAACGCCAGAGAAAAGGGTGTCATTGGTCCGGCTGCCGGACTCCGACTACATGCGATGGGGAGTGGAAGAAACATGTCAGTACCTGCGAAGAGAAGATCTCGTAGAGTGGGAAGATATATTTAAAG CACAAAAGATCACAGGTGTTGGGCTGCGGTATCTCAGTGACGCTGATCTGGAGAAGATTGGTATAAA GTGCCTTGGTGACCGTCTGAAGATCCTTCATAGCTTCAGGAAGCTGTGGCAGATAGGAGCAGAGCCAAATAAG GTGTTTAATGATCCTATTCACGGGCATGTGGAGTTGCACCCTCTTCTCGTCAAAATCATCGACACGCCTCAGTTCCAGAGACTACGAAATCTCAAGCAGCTCGGAGGGACCTATTATGTTTTCCCCGGAGCATCCCACAACCGGTTTGAACACAGCATTGG AGTGGGACACTTGGCTGGGCGGCTCGTAGAAGCTCTGAACGAGAGGCAGCCAGAGCTCCTCATCTCTCGCAGAGACATCCTTTGTGTGCAGATCGCTGGGCTCTGCCATGACCTGG gtCATGGGCCATTCTCCCATATGTTCGACAGCAAGTTCATCCCCACAGCACGTCCAGGAATTTCCTGGAAG catgaGAAAGCCTCTCTGAGCATGTTCGACTACCTGGTGAAGGATAATGGCCTGAAGCCGGTGATGGAGCAGCACGGCCTGGTGCTGCCCGAGGACCTGGACTTCATTAAGGAACAGATTGCTGGACCACCGAACTCTGTTTCAGTTCAAGATAAGAAG TGGCCATATAAAGGCCGTCCAGAAGACAAGTCCTTCCTTTATGAAATCGTGGCCAACAAAAGGAACGGCATTGATGTGGACAAATGGGATTACTTTGCCAG GGACTGCTACCACCTGGGCATCAAGAACAACTTTGACCATGGCCGCTTCATAAAGTTTGCCAGGGTGTGTGAGGTGGACGGGCAGAAGCACATCTGCACTAGAGACAAG GAGGTGGGCAATCTGTATGACATGTTCCACACGAGGAACTGTCTCCACAGAAGAGCCTACCAGCACAAAGTGGGCAACATCATAGAGACTAT GATCACAGAGGCCTTTTTAAAGGCAGACAAGCACATCCAGATTGAAGGCTCAGAAGGGAAGAAGTTCACCCTCTCCACAGCCATAGATGACATGGAGGCCTACACCAAGCTGACAG ATCATGTGTTTGAAAGAATTCTCCACTCTTCCTCTCCGGAGCTGGCTGAGTCGAGGCAGATTCTACGCAACATCGTCTGTCGACGCCTCTATAAATGTCTGGGCCAAACTCAGGCCGAACAACCCTTGAGTGTCACCCCG GAGACAATTCGCAAATGGGAAGAAGATCTGGCTGAATCCCTCCATCAGAGCGGCTCTAAGGATGGCAGTCTGCAGCCGGAGGACTTTGTAGTTAGT GTCATCTATCTGGACTATGGCATGAAGGATAAGAACCCCATCAACAATGTGCGTTTTTATTGCAAGGATGACTCGTCCAAAGCCATCCAGATCCGCAAGAACCAG GTGTCTAAACTTCTCCCAGAGCAGTTTGCTGAGCAGCTCATCAGGGTTTACTGCAAGAAGACCGACGACAGGAGTCTGGAGGCTGCCAAGAAACACTTTGTCCAGTGGTGCATCAACATGAACCTCTCAAAGCCTCAG GATGGAGACATAATAGCACCTGAGCTGACGCCTCAGAAACCCAGCTGGTCGAACAACAATGAGGGCAGTGAGAGTGGCGGCTCCACGGAGGTAAACTGTGCTACTGTGAATGGACAGAAGAAAGCCAAAGTTCAGCTGTTTAAAAATTAA